From one Sus scrofa isolate TJ Tabasco breed Duroc chromosome 9, Sscrofa11.1, whole genome shotgun sequence genomic stretch:
- the BIRC3 gene encoding LOW QUALITY PROTEIN: baculoviral IAP repeat-containing protein 3 (The sequence of the model RefSeq protein was modified relative to this genomic sequence to represent the inferred CDS: inserted 1 base in 1 codon), whose product MNIEKNSVFLSDLMKSTNMFELKYDFSCELYRMSTYSAFPAGVPVSERSLARAGFYYTGVNDKVKCFCCGLMLDNWKQGDNPMEKHKKLYPSCSFVQNLSSVNISGAASQPTFPSGTNSTHSLHPSLENSGYFSGSYSSFPSNLVNSGPSQDFSALRISPYHCAMNTEKDRLLTFQMWPLTFLSPADLAKAGFYYIGPGDRVACFACGGKLSNWEPKDDAMTEHLRHFPNCPFLGNQLQDSSRYTVSNLSMQTYAARFKTFCNWPSSIPVHPEQLASAGFYYMGHSDDVKCFCCDGGLRCWESGDDPWVEHAKWFPRCEYLIRIKGQEFISRIQASYPHLLEQLLSTSDNPEDENAEPPIVHFGPGENHSEDAVMMNTPVVKAALEMGFSRRLVKQTVQSKILTTGENYKTISDLVLDLLNAEDEIREEEKERATEEKESDDLSLIRKNRMALFQHLTCVLPILDSLLIARVISEQEHDVIKQKTQTSLQARELIDIILVKGNYAATIFKNSLQEXDPMLYKHLFVQQDIKYIPTENVSDLSMEEQLRRLQEERTCKVCMDKEVSIVFIPCGHLVVCKDCAPSLRKCPICRGTIKGTVRTFLS is encoded by the exons ATGAACATAGAGAAAAATAGTGTATTCTTATCAGATTTAATGAAAAGTACCAACATGTTTGAACTGAAGTATGACTTTTCCTGTGAACTCTACCGAATGTCTACATATTCAGCTTtccctgctggagttcctgtctcagAAAGGAGTCTTGCTCGTGCTGGTTTTTATTACACTGGTGTGAATGACAAGGTCAAATGCTTCTGTTGTGGCCTGATGCTGGATAACTGGAAACAAGGAGACAATCCTATGGAAAAGCATAAAAAGTTATATCCTAGCTGTAGCTTTGTTCAGAATCTAAGTTCAGTTAACATTTCCGGAGCCGCTTCTCAGCCTACTTTTCCTTCAGGAACAAATTCCACACATTCATTACATCCAAGTTTGGAAAACAGTGGCTATTTCAGTGGCTCTTATTCAAGCTTTCCATCAAATCTTGTAAACTCCGGACCAAGTCAAGATTTTTCTGCCTTGAGGATAAGTCCCTACCATTGTGCAATGAATACCGAAAAAGACAGATTACTTACTTTCCAGATGTGGCCATTGACCTTTCTGTCGCCAGCAGATCTGGCAAAAGCAGGCTTTTACTACATAGGACCTGGAGACAGAGTGGCTTGCTTTGCCTGTGGTGGAAAATTGAGCAATTGGGAACCAAAGGATGATGCTATGACAGAACACTTACGACATTTCCCCAACTGCCCATTTTTGGGAAATCAGCTTCAAGACTCTTCAAGATACACTGTTTCTAACCTGAGCATGCAGACATATGCAGCCCGCTTTAAAACATTCTGTAACTGGCCTTCTAGTATTCCAGTTCATCCTGAACAGCTTGCAAGTGCAGGTTTTTATTATATGG GTCACAGTGATGATGTGAAGTGCTTCTGCTGTGATGGTGGGCTGAGGTGTTGGGAATCTGGAGATGATCCATGGGTGGAACATGCCAAGTGGTTTCCaag GTGTGAGTACTTGATACGAATTAAAGGACAGGAGTTCATCAGTCGCATTCAAGCCAGTTACCCTCATCTACTTGAACAG CTATTGTCTACTTCAGACAATCCAGAAGATGAAAATGCAGAGCCACCAA TTGTTCATTTTGGACCTGGAGAAAACCATTCAGAAGATGCAGTCATGATGAATACACCTGTGGTTAAAGCAGCTTTGGAAATGGGCTTTAGTAGAAGGCTTGTAAAGCAGACAGTTCAGAGTAAAATCCTAACAACTGGAGAGAATTATAAAACCATCAGTGATCTTGTATTAGATTTACTTAATGCAGAAGATGAAataagggaagaggagaaagaaagagcaactgaagaaaaagaatcag atgaCCTATCATTGATCCGGAAGAACAGAATGGCACTTTTTCAACACTTGACTTGTGTGCTTCCAATCCTGGATAGTCTACTAATTGCCAGAGTGATTAGTGAACAAGAACATGATGTTATTAAACAGAAAACACAGACATCTTTACAAGCAAGAGAACTGATTGATATTATTTTAGTAAAAGGAAATTATGCAGCCACCATATTCAAAAACTCTCTACAAG ATGATCCCATGTTATACAAGCATTTATTTG tGCAACAAGACATAAAGTATATTCCCACAGAAAATGTTTCAG atTTATCAATGGAAGAACAATTAAGGAGACTACAGGAAGAAAGAACATGCAAAGTGTGTATGGACAAAGAAGTGTCCATAGTGTTTATTCCGTGTGGTCATCTGGTAGTCTGCAAAGATTGTGCCCCTTCTCTAAGAAAATGTCCTATTTGTAGAGGTACAATCAAGGGTACAGTTCGTACATTTCTTTCATGA